Within the Cloacibacillus sp. genome, the region TTTGCCTCCTGCGCCTGAGTGACGCTGGTGAAAGAGAAAGCAGTGGCGGCGATGGCCGCCAATAGACACAAAAATATCTTTGCTTTGGCCATGTTAAAAGTCCTCCTTGTGAATTTAACTGAAAAGTTGTAAAAGGCGCTGTAGATATTCTTGCAGCGCCATATCCGCGTTATCCCTTCTGTGACTTTCTCCCGTATTTTAATAAGGGAACGATGGTGAGGAATGAGAACAACCCAAAGCCTGTGGCGCTGCAACCGCCGCCGCCGCTGCTTTCGCCGCCGCTTGGCGTTGGAGTGGGTGCTATGGGATCTATCGCGCCTGCGGGATTTATTGCGACATAGGCGGCTATGTTGCCGCTCAGAGCGTTGCTTCCGTATTCCGTCCAGCTTGAGCCGTCATAGCGCCACAGGCTGTAGCCGACGCCGGCCCATAAATACCCCGTTTTTTCATCATGGACAAGTCCAAGACGGTATCCGTAGCTGCCTACGAATTTCTTAAGAAGCACGCCGATGTCGCCTTTTTTGAGTTTTTCAGCCGTTGTCTCGTATATACGGATGTCGTATCCTGCCGTGTAGTCGTCTTTGGAGGTCCACTTTGCGGCTTGGATGTATATTTTGTCGCCGACGCATAGCACGGCGTCGAACATGTGTTTGAACGTAGGGTCTGTTTTGTTTACCGCGTCTGCTGATACAAGCTGCGAGACTGCCATGGTGTCAAGATTGACCGCTTCGATGCACGAGCCTGGATTCCATTTTTCGCCAAACTGCTGGACGCCGCCCAACGTGGCGACATAAAGGGTGTTTCCCTTTACGCAATAGGAGCCGGGAGTAAATCCATCAAGATTTTTGCCTGTCATGTCGGCCGAGGCCACGAAATTAAGATCAGCGTCCAGCTTGACGAGTTCATTCAAACGGTAGTCGCCGTTCGTTAAGTCCCAAGGGTCGTTTACCCCTGTGAATATTGCATATAGGCTGTTGTTGTAGGCAACGAGAGCCTCTCCGTGACCGTTGTATTTGTCGTTCAGGTGCGTGTATTCGTATTTTTTGCTCTGCTTATATACGTCGCCTCCCGTTGATATTTTGCTTACAATAGGAATATCGTAGGCCGTAGCGTAGAGGCTGCCGCCCATCGCTACCATTGTTCTGGTGTTATGGAGCGTCGTCACCGCTTCGTAGAGGGGAGCTTTCCATGCGGACTGCGTGGCCCATGCGCTCTGCTCTCCGGGGTTGTATATGTTGATGACGTCAGTGCCGTTTGAAGTGTACAATGTTACTGCCGTCCTGAATTTACCGTCTGCGTTTACAAAAGGATAAATCCCCTGTCCCGCGTTCCCGCCCATGTTGCTGATGAGTGGGGATACGGGGGCCGAAGCGCCCTGGATGATCCCAAGCGCGGTGTTGGCGTACGAGTTGTCCTGACGTGTGAAGATAAGGTCAGCTCTGGCCGGTATGGCGGTTAAAGATGCCGCTGCCACGGCTATTATTAAAAAGGTAGCCCGGGTGAATCTGTTCATGATTTCTTCCTCCTGAATAAGATAGTTTTAAAAATTCCACAGCAGAGTAGCGTAGAAGGCCCTGCCCTGCATTGGATACCATAGGGTTCTTTCCGGCCCGTTGCCGGTTGCGAAAAGCATTACATCGGGCCCCGCGTTGAATACGTCGTCCACGCCGAGGACCAATTTTAATCTGTCGTTTATCTGATAACGAATCCCCAGGCCGAAGGTTTTCAGGTTGTCCCATCCGACCTCTCCCTGCATGTCGTAATAATTTTTGCCAATGTAGTGGAATTCGCCGAAAATAGTGGCGCGGTCGTCTTTTAATATCTTACGGCTGACGCGCAGAAGTCCTTCCCATTTTGGACGGTTGGGCAGAGGAGTGTCATACATATATCCGTCACTCTTGTTGACGGGGTCCATGTAGGTCGCGGAAAGATATAGATCCCATTTGTCGCGTTTTAAAGTTGTTTCCAGTTCAACTCCGGAGACCTCCGCGTTTCCTATGTTGACGTATTGCGCGTAACGCGGGTTTACCATTACATAGTCAATCAGATTGTTTGATGTGCGGTAAAAATAGGTGAGCTCCGCTTTGATATGAGTCTCTTTGATCTCTCCCTCCCACGAAAGTCCGGCGTCGTACTGCGTCCCGTCTTCCCATTTCAGACCGGGATTGGGTACGACGAAAGCACCGTCGCCGTACAGTTCATACATGTTTGGCGCGCGGTTATATTTGCCGCCGGTTATCTTTGCCGTCCAGTGTTCATCGAATTTTTTGGTAAGCGCCGCGCCATAGGAGAATTTTGTTTCACCGTCTGCGGAGTTCCAACGGAGGATCGGCGTAAACCAAAAATTTCCGTCTTTATTGAGCGCTATCGTGTCCTGTATCTGTCCGTTCCACGAGTTGCGAGAGTGCTCTGATCTTCCGCTGAAGCGCTTGACGACATCGCCTTCGGTCGTTAGCTCTTCGTTGTAGTAGTTCCATAAAAATTCAAGAAGGTGGGCGTCTCCGATTGGAAGAGAACCGTCAATAGCCGTACCGAAGCGCTTCGTGGTGTAGGTATTGTGCTGTTCTCCCCAGCCGCCTATAGTGTCGTTTGGGTCGTCGTATTGTTTTTTCTGATGAAGGTATTCAAAGCGGATGCCGAGCGTGAGGTCTCCGATTTTACGGGTGTTTTTTACAATAGTGTTCCATTGGTCCGTTTTCTGCGTAGCTCCAGAGGGGCTGAGTGGTTTGTCTGCGCCCGGGGCTGAATAGGGGAGCTCGCGGTCATTTTTTTTCCAGCCGCCTTGGATATTCCAGTTATCGTTGTTCCATTTTAGAAGGACGTTTGCGTTTTTATAGCCGTTGTTCTGGCGGTTGGCGTCGTAATCGTCGGCGGGGGTATAGGGTGTGTTGTTGTCGTTTGGATAGGGGAAGTCGCCGTCAGTCCGTTCGTAATTAACGGCGGCCATAAACGCGCCGCCGGAAAGCGCTGTGTTGTATGTGGCTCCGCTGAGGAAACGGCCGAAAGATCCCGCGCCAAGCGTCACAGTGCCTCCTGCCTTTTCCGGTTTCTTCGTGATGATGTTGATGACGCCGCCCATCGACGCTCCGCCGAAGCGTGCCGGAATGTAACCACGATAGACCTCAATGCGTTCGACATCCTCTACTGGAATTGTGGAAAGATCCACAGCCGCCTCGCTTCCGAGGTTCATTAGCACGCCGTCGACGTATACGGCGACCTGGGATGAATCACTGCCGCGCACGGTGGCCGTGGTGTAGGCGCCTCGGCCGCGCGTTTCAATTATGTGCAGTCCCGGAACCTGTTTTAGAAGTTCCGGAAGATTTTTTTGTTCTCCCTTCATCTCCTGCGGTTTTATGACCGTTACTGTGCCGGGAGAGAGCAGCAGCTTGTCTTCTTCATTTTCCGCTTCGGCGATGATTTTTTCTTCAGGCAGTTTGACTGGCGCTTCCACGGCCTCTGAAGCGCCCATCATAATATTTCCGGTCAAATGATGAGGGAACGGCGATAAAGTGAATAAAAATATCCACAACAAAATGACTCGCATTTCTCTTTGCAAAATGGCGACCTCCGATATATGAATAGATATGATATGACGGCAAAGCCGCCTCTTGAAGAGAGCGAAGAGGATATACACGAAAAAAGGGAGAGAGGCTCTGCATTGCAGAACAGCTCTCTCCCTATATACACACGACAACAATGCGCATCAAAAATGCGGAAGATCGCCGTTCTGCGCCCACTGCGCATCGCTAACTCCGTATCTCCGGTAGGTCTTCTGGCTCTCGTTCATCCTACTACCGCGCCTTCTCGCCTTTCGGCAATGACATATTGCGGTTTCGTCCCGATTACAGCGGCAGGGGCCGCTCCGGCATAGACCGGATTCCCTTACTCCGTAGAAACTGATATATTATGAACGTCACGGCGTTCAACGGGCTGATTGTATACCAGCGTTCTTGTGTACGTCAAGGGGCTTGTTAAATAAATGCCGCATTACGGCCTGGAATTACAAATATCATTTTGAAAAAACAATGCGGACGCTGTTAGAGGGCGGGATAATTTTACTACAATCCAATACTGTTAGAAGACCACTTGTATATCAGAATAGACAAAGGGCGCGTATGTTTGTCATACGGCGCCCTTTGCTTTATGTTCATCCTGTTATATCAGCGGGAGGTTTAGGCTTTTTTTGCTTTTTTGTTTTCCGGCTCCGGCCTTTCTGTTACTTCTAGCCTGTTTGCTCCGGACTGGTTGTGGTGCAGCGTAAGCAGCGAATGATAGTTGGGGACGGCCTTTTCTTTTGGTTCGTCGTAGGCGATGAATACGCCGATGCCGGCCACTTCGGCCTCGAACTGTTTTGCCATGAGCAGCATACCGGAGGCGGTGCTGCCGCCGCGCATGAAGTCGTCGACTATGAGGACGCGGCTGCCGCGCTTCATCTGGCGCGTGCCGATGTACATTGTTTTGACGTCGCCGTTTGCTGTGGGGTAGTGGACGCCTACGGCCGCGCCGTCGCTTGGGCGGTTGCGGAATCGGCAGACGGCAAGCGGCACTCCGAGTGCGTAGGCTGCGAACATTGCGATCGGGATGCCTTTGACCTCTGAGGTCATCACCACATCGGGCGCGGCGTCTGTAAAGAGCGACGCCATGCAGAAGCCGAGAGAAAGCGCC harbors:
- a CDS encoding TonB-dependent receptor, with the protein product MGASEAVEAPVKLPEEKIIAEAENEEDKLLLSPGTVTVIKPQEMKGEQKNLPELLKQVPGLHIIETRGRGAYTTATVRGSDSSQVAVYVDGVLMNLGSEAAVDLSTIPVEDVERIEVYRGYIPARFGGASMGGVINIITKKPEKAGGTVTLGAGSFGRFLSGATYNTALSGGAFMAAVNYERTDGDFPYPNDNNTPYTPADDYDANRQNNGYKNANVLLKWNNDNWNIQGGWKKNDRELPYSAPGADKPLSPSGATQKTDQWNTIVKNTRKIGDLTLGIRFEYLHQKKQYDDPNDTIGGWGEQHNTYTTKRFGTAIDGSLPIGDAHLLEFLWNYYNEELTTEGDVVKRFSGRSEHSRNSWNGQIQDTIALNKDGNFWFTPILRWNSADGETKFSYGAALTKKFDEHWTAKITGGKYNRAPNMYELYGDGAFVVPNPGLKWEDGTQYDAGLSWEGEIKETHIKAELTYFYRTSNNLIDYVMVNPRYAQYVNIGNAEVSGVELETTLKRDKWDLYLSATYMDPVNKSDGYMYDTPLPNRPKWEGLLRVSRKILKDDRATIFGEFHYIGKNYYDMQGEVGWDNLKTFGLGIRYQINDRLKLVLGVDDVFNAGPDVMLFATGNGPERTLWYPMQGRAFYATLLWNF
- a CDS encoding phosphoribosyltransferase family protein gives rise to the protein MRGQRTERLVRLAAKFMLCPSKLVSLTDLANKFNVSKTVISDDVEVINSAMGAEGFGQMQVDRGRSGGARFVPLSTPEYRKSLLSEIAEKLSDPERNLPGGLIYYSDLIFNPETALSLGFCMASLFTDAAPDVVMTSEVKGIPIAMFAAYALGVPLAVCRFRNRPSDGAAVGVHYPTANGDVKTMYIGTRQMKRGSRVLIVDDFMRGGSTASGMLLMAKQFEAEVAGIGVFIAYDEPKEKAVPNYHSLLTLHHNQSGANRLEVTERPEPENKKAKKA